The Ignavibacteria bacterium genome contains the following window.
GCCTTCTATTTTGGGATAATCAGTGTGTCTTTCTCTTTGAATTGGTAAATCAACAATACCCAATTCGCTGCCGCTTCCTGCATGAAGTGGTGTTTCCACAATGATGAAGAATGGTTTAATTTTCTTAAACATAATTTTCCTCCTTATGTCTGTTTTTCAATCTTGAAGATTTTATAACTATTTAAATCTAAAATTTGATTTATTTGATTTTCAAAGGCTTTAACATATTCACTATCAGAATTATGTGTTTCGTAACCAATAAATATACTGCCCACATAAATATCAATTTCCTTAGAATTATAAATTGTTCTTCTTTCACTTGTTTTATAAAAAATTCTTACTTGCAAAGAATTCTCTTTATGTTTAAAGCATTTAAAGTGTTTTAAGTCGATATTAACAAGTTTATGATTTAAATCAGGGTCTTCGGGATTGGATAAAAGCCGTCTTTTTAATTCCCTTAAAGAATTTATTATAATAGAATTATCTCTGGCTTTATTTAAATCACGCTCTACAAAGTGAGATAGATAAAATAGACCATATTTTTTCTTATACTTTTCCCATAGAGTAATACCAAGAGGATTTAAGGCAAAGTAATTATCAGCCTTTTCTAAAAAACTTAATATACTACTAAGATCTTCAGCTGGAATATTATTTAATTCAGCTATTCCTTCTTTTTCAAGCTTATAAAAAATATTCATATGTTTATCAAATATTCCCCAACTAATATCGATAGGTATAGGCGAAATACTTATCAAAGCATCGGTTTTTTCAAAAATGTAATATATCGGGCGCTGATGAACCTGAGCGAATATTGTTAGATATGGGATAACAGCTTTATAACCACCAGTGATATTTATAATTACATCATCCCAATAATCATTAACAATCTGATAGATTTTATTCAATAAGTTTACTAAACCATTATTAAAATTATTCTTGTCCCAGACCTGTAAATCTTTTACCAGGTGCGATTTTAAAAGATTTCCATCAAAACCCAATTTTGTTATAAAATCTTGAATTAAATTACCGGCAAGGTAACTTAAAACAGTATCCGAAGATAGAAGATGAATTTCTAAATATGAGTTCAAATTAGCTTTTAATTTTACAAGGCTTTTTATTTCAGCAGAAATATTTTCTTTATCCTTTTTACGCTCAAACCAACCGATTATTTTATTTCTTATCTTTTGAACTCTTGTTTCTTCATTATCATATTCTTTAGCAGGTTTATCGTTTAAATCTTCGAGGTAGTTCACAAATTCTCTATCTGAAGTATTATCACTAAGATAATTTTCGAATAATGATGTGCCGACCATTGTAATTATTTTTTTCATAATTAGACACTACCAACAAACGTTAAACCAAAACCTTCATCGGAATTAATATCAGAGATATTTTTAAAGTGAAATGCCTGTTTAATTTTTTCTTGATCACTGTCATCAAGTATCTCAAAGTAATAAACACTGCCGGCCGGAACAGATTTACGCATTGGTTTAGGTTTGTTGAATTTAACATCCCAACCACCAATAAATTTATGATTTCCAATACAAGCAGAAATGAGTTTTAGTTGTATACCGTTATAATTACCTTTTAGAGTATCAGTATCTATCCATTTAGGTAACCAACCTTTCTCAAAAATTGTAGGAGTAGCAAAGTATATCTTAAAAATTTTACCATTATTTTGAAGATTGATATTTAGTAAATCGCCTAAAATATCTTCTTGCAGTAATTCAATTTTGGCTGATTTCCCTTCACCCCCTAGTTGTATAACACCACTTTCTGGCAAATCTACCACCCCTTCGATTTTTAAGACTAACGATACATCTTTTTGAAGCCTAACCATTGGAATTCTATAGAGGTGACTTTTTTTAGTGGTCAATAAAAGTCTTTCTCTTGCAATTCCAGTTTTATTTTCTGAACTGAACAATTGACTTTTTTCGATGAATTTAATCTTAGAACAATTAGTTAAGTAATCCTTAAAATAGACTGAACTCACAAAATAATTAGCATCATCCACCAGTTCGTTCCTTTGCCACACAAAAAGTTTTTCCAGTCGATAATCAGAAATTACAAATTCAGGTCTTTTGATAAGCGACAATTTGTAAAGGTATGTTTCATTTGATTTAGGATATACAAAATCTTTGGGAGTTGGAAAGTATAATTCGTCTTTAATTAAAAAAGGGCCTTTAATACCAAGAGTTCCTTTTTCTGAATGTGTACCAAGTTCTGCTTTTAATTTTCCGTTATTAAAATCTTTCAAGTTCCCTTTTTCAAAAATAAGCCAGCTTCTAATTGCTCCATACAAAGTAGACGGGTAAGGCGGGAATAGAGTATCAGCCCAGGTGTCAGCACCCATAGTAAAGGGTTTACCATCTCTAAAAAACAAAGTATCATTAGGAATAATTTTATACCACATTCTAATCTCCTCTATTCATAAAGGATAGTATTTCAATTATATTTACAAAGTAATCA
Protein-coding sequences here:
- the cmr3 gene encoding type III-B CRISPR module-associated protein Cmr3; the protein is MWYKIIPNDTLFFRDGKPFTMGADTWADTLFPPYPSTLYGAIRSWLIFEKGNLKDFNNGKLKAELGTHSEKGTLGIKGPFLIKDELYFPTPKDFVYPKSNETYLYKLSLIKRPEFVISDYRLEKLFVWQRNELVDDANYFVSSVYFKDYLTNCSKIKFIEKSQLFSSENKTGIARERLLLTTKKSHLYRIPMVRLQKDVSLVLKIEGVVDLPESGVIQLGGEGKSAKIELLQEDILGDLLNINLQNNGKIFKIYFATPTIFEKGWLPKWIDTDTLKGNYNGIQLKLISACIGNHKFIGGWDVKFNKPKPMRKSVPAGSVYYFEILDDSDQEKIKQAFHFKNISDINSDEGFGLTFVGSV